Proteins co-encoded in one Candidatus Paceibacterota bacterium genomic window:
- a CDS encoding plasma-membrane proton-efflux P-type ATPase — MTENYHGLTTQQAADIFKRDGSNSLPEKKKNVLLLVVRNVFSLIPLMLLAAAFLSLYSGSDVNFWIILFLFFSNFAIGLWHERKADKSIKQLQAHLTIKVSTLRDGVWGLIDSTRLVCGDIIALKIGALVPADVKIIEAKNLSINESVLTGESLPKEKKADDTSYSGSYVTTGSGIGEVMATGAGTFFGQTIASIDVKPRQSSLEKDILSISKFISIVSFIVVIILTIVLALTHSAFIDVVTLDLSLLIAGIPVALPTVMSLIISIGVLNLAKKQVVVRRLASLEDLANVNLLLSDKTGTLTQNSIKVEQIISLDHFTEHDVALYAASAVSGSHDNPLSEAIFEKAKSLSINPYPLIDYTPGDSERKRSTAIVSIDGVTCAIASGASQVIASLCTLDDADRKKFNETVQKGADGGYRAIAVAINRHGVVEKNMTLVGILFLADSLHADAKSTIEFMGQKGIEVKMITGDNLAISQRIGGELGIKGDIVPRDILDENIDILKERFDAIGGFAEVLPKDKYEIVSLARAHHVVAMTGDGVNDLPAVKNADVGFAVSNAVDALKSGADIVLLKNGISVIKDAIIEARDIFARLYNYSLYRISESFRLIITIAVIGLIFKTFPLTPVQLIVLAFLNDVPIVSLAFDRVKATEKPAHVDVRKRFTLSTLFGLTGVANSLILLYVMVAWLHLPWSIIQTMFFLKLTVSGHMLVYVAHTKETWFKYLPSRQVIIATIATQLIATALAFVGFLTTPISLSLIILVWVWSFFWMQISEIMKHQKFIQV; from the coding sequence ATGACTGAAAACTATCACGGACTAACAACCCAACAGGCCGCTGATATATTCAAACGAGACGGTTCCAACAGTCTTCCTGAAAAAAAGAAAAACGTCCTTCTTCTGGTAGTGAGGAATGTTTTTTCATTGATACCACTCATGCTTTTAGCGGCCGCTTTTCTGTCTCTCTATAGTGGCAGCGACGTTAATTTTTGGATCATCCTGTTCCTTTTCTTTTCCAATTTTGCGATCGGCCTCTGGCATGAGCGAAAGGCGGACAAGTCTATCAAGCAGCTTCAGGCCCACCTAACGATCAAAGTATCGACCTTACGTGACGGCGTCTGGGGACTTATCGACTCCACCCGTCTAGTTTGCGGTGATATCATCGCTCTTAAGATAGGCGCACTAGTGCCGGCTGATGTGAAGATTATCGAGGCAAAAAACCTCTCTATCAACGAATCAGTCCTGACTGGCGAATCACTTCCTAAGGAAAAAAAGGCTGATGACACATCGTATTCTGGATCCTACGTGACGACAGGAAGTGGTATAGGGGAGGTAATGGCTACGGGTGCGGGTACATTTTTTGGCCAGACTATCGCTTCGATCGATGTCAAACCACGTCAAAGCTCGCTCGAGAAAGATATTTTATCTATCTCAAAATTTATCTCAATCGTGAGTTTCATTGTTGTCATCATTCTGACTATAGTATTAGCGCTAACACATTCGGCCTTTATCGACGTAGTCACTCTCGATCTCAGTCTGCTCATCGCCGGCATCCCAGTGGCCTTACCGACGGTCATGAGTCTCATCATCTCGATCGGCGTGCTCAATCTCGCGAAAAAGCAGGTGGTCGTCAGGAGACTAGCCTCACTCGAAGATCTGGCCAATGTAAATCTGCTCCTTTCAGATAAAACCGGCACGCTCACTCAAAATAGCATCAAGGTGGAGCAGATTATTTCCCTTGATCACTTTACGGAACATGATGTGGCTTTGTATGCAGCGAGTGCTGTTTCAGGATCGCATGACAATCCTCTCAGTGAGGCTATTTTTGAAAAAGCTAAATCGTTGTCTATCAATCCATATCCTCTCATAGACTACACACCGGGAGACTCGGAGCGGAAACGAAGCACCGCTATCGTCTCAATTGATGGCGTCACGTGCGCTATTGCTTCTGGCGCGTCGCAGGTCATTGCCTCATTGTGCACACTCGATGATGCAGATCGAAAGAAGTTTAATGAAACTGTCCAAAAAGGGGCAGACGGCGGCTATCGTGCTATTGCTGTAGCGATCAATCGACATGGTGTTGTAGAAAAAAACATGACGCTTGTCGGCATTCTTTTTCTGGCTGACAGTCTTCATGCAGATGCAAAATCAACCATTGAGTTCATGGGCCAAAAGGGGATTGAGGTCAAAATGATTACCGGTGACAACCTGGCTATCAGTCAGCGTATTGGCGGAGAGCTCGGTATCAAAGGTGATATTGTGCCAAGAGATATTCTGGATGAAAATATAGACATTTTGAAAGAGAGATTTGATGCGATCGGAGGCTTTGCTGAAGTGTTGCCAAAAGACAAATATGAAATCGTTTCACTTGCCCGGGCCCATCACGTCGTGGCGATGACGGGCGACGGGGTCAATGATCTACCAGCAGTGAAGAATGCCGATGTCGGCTTTGCGGTTTCAAACGCCGTTGACGCTCTCAAGAGCGGGGCCGATATTGTGCTTTTGAAGAACGGCATTTCTGTCATCAAGGATGCCATCATCGAAGCCCGAGATATCTTTGCTCGACTTTACAACTATTCGCTCTATCGGATTTCCGAGAGTTTCCGCTTGATCATCACCATTGCCGTCATCGGGCTTATTTTTAAAACATTTCCACTCACGCCGGTTCAGCTCATTGTGCTTGCATTCTTGAATGATGTGCCGATCGTGTCGCTTGCATTTGACCGCGTCAAAGCAACGGAAAAGCCGGCTCATGTTGATGTTAGAAAACGTTTTACTCTAAGCACGCTCTTCGGTCTGACCGGTGTCGCCAATAGCCTCATCCTCTTGTATGTGATGGTTGCTTGGCTTCACCTGCCATGGTCAATCATCCAGACTATGTTCTTTCTCAAGCTGACTGTTTCAGGGCACATGCTCGTCTATGTGGCACATACGAAAGAAACATGGTTCAAGTATCTACCGAGCCGACAGGTTATCATAGCCACGATTGCAACCCAGCTTATTGCCACCGCACTTGCATTCGTCGGATTTCTCACCACACCGATCTCACTGTCGCTCATTATCCTCGTGTGGGTCTGGTCATTCTTCTGGATGCAGATAAGCGAGATCATGAAGCATCAGAAGTTTATTCAGGTTTAA
- a CDS encoding cupredoxin domain-containing protein, giving the protein MNKTTIILLVLAIIVIGGAIIFFSNNSNQNSNQILVTNSTTTQNISTSTKPVAASITISIKNFAFNPSTVNIKTGTKVTWTNNDGAPHTVTSDSENLLESPILSPGQSFSFIFNKNGSTSYHCSIHPMMKGNIVVTN; this is encoded by the coding sequence ATGAATAAAACAACCATAATATTATTGGTACTAGCAATTATCGTTATTGGAGGGGCGATTATCTTTTTTAGTAATAATTCAAATCAAAACTCTAATCAAATTCTTGTAACTAATTCTACAACCACTCAAAATATATCCACCTCAACAAAACCCGTAGCAGCTAGCATCACAATTAGCATAAAAAACTTTGCATTCAATCCATCGACAGTAAATATTAAAACGGGAACAAAGGTCACCTGGACTAACAATGATGGTGCTCCTCACACAGTGACTTCAGATTCAGAGAACCTTCTGGAATCGCCAATACTTTCTCCTGGACAATCATTTAGTTTCATCTTTAATAAGAATGGTTCAACTAGCTATCATTGCTCCATCCACCCAATGATGAAAGGCAACATCGTCGTCACAAACTAA